A genomic segment from Triticum dicoccoides isolate Atlit2015 ecotype Zavitan chromosome 1A, WEW_v2.0, whole genome shotgun sequence encodes:
- the LOC119275871 gene encoding homeobox-leucine zipper protein HOX1-like — MEMTVNGRDTEQHHHLGLGLGLGLSLGMSGTTSPVEPAAPQRALTAAAPSTLGRQQQQSWNGAGLFYPASSGEQPRSHADDRRLAALACHEMPSLRGIDVNRAPATGGARGSCGASEDEEPGASSPDSTLSSLSGKRGAPTRSGGGEQERAGAGSDDEDDSGTGGAGSRKKLRLSKDQSAVLEDSFKEHSTLNPKQKAALARQLGLRPRQVEVWFQNRRARTKLKQTEVDCESLKRCCETLTEENRRLQREVQELRALKLLAPPAPHLYMRAPPPTTLTMCPSCERVAPSGKPAVDESRAAMVTRAVPTGPWGPVPVMPVFLGRPAQRS; from the exons ATGGAGATGACTGTTAACGGGAGGGACACCGAGCAGCACCACCACCTTGGCCTCGGCCTCGGACTCGGGCTCAGTCTCGGCATGTCCGGTACGACGTCTCCCGTCGAGCCGGCGGCGCCCCAGCGTGCTCTGACCGCTGCTGCGCCGTCGACGCtggggcggcagcagcagcagtccTGGAATGGCGCCGGCCTCTTCTATCCGGCCTCCTCCGGCGAGCAGCCTCGCTCGCATGCAGATGACCGGAGGCTGGCGGCGTTGGCGTGCCACGAGATGCCGTCCCTGCGCGGGATCGACGTCAACCGGGCGCCGGCCACGGGGGGCGCGAGGGGCAGCTGCGGCGCCAGCGAGGACGAGGAGCCCGGCGCGTCGTCGCCCGACAGCACGCTGTCCAGCCTCAGCGGCAAGCGCGGCGCGCCGACGAGGAGCGGCGGCGGGGAGCAGGAGCGCGCCGGCGCGGGCAGCGACGACGAGGACGACTCCGGGACCGGCGGCGCCGGGTCGCGCAAGAAGCTCCGCCTGTCCAAGGACCAGTCCGCCGTGCTCGAGGACAGCTTCAAGGAGCACAGCACCCTCAACCCC AAGCAGAAGGCGGCGCTGGCGAGGCAGCTGGGGCTGCGGCCGCGGCAGGTGGAGGTGTGGTTCCAGAACCGGAGGGCGAGGACGAAGCTGAAGCAGACGGAGGTGGACTGCGAGTCGCTCAAGCGCTGCTGCGAGACGCTGACCGAGGAGAACCGCCGGCTGCAGCGGGAGGTGCAGGAGCTGCGCGCGCTCAAGCTGCTCGCCCCGCCGGCGCCGCACCTCTACATGCGCGCGCCGCCGCCCACCACGCTCACCATGTGCCCCTCCTGCGAGCGCGTCGCGCCCTCCGGCAAGCCGGCCGTCGACGAGAGCCGCGCCGCCATGGTGACCCGGGCCGTGCCGACCGGGCCGTGGGGCCCCGTCCCGGTGATGCCCGTGTTCCTGGGCAGGCCGGCCCAGAGGTCATGA
- the LOC119275863 gene encoding uncharacterized protein LOC119275863 gives MGRWGFSRKRKERKWGSSRGHEPGDKGPTQGLRHRASPARIMKLYPHLTAGQREMIEGAGFGGLLRLQCPTVPARLSTWLLRRFDTESSELVIPGRGRIPVTVDSVHRVLGIPKTGRDVVYGLDDESIASVLDKHGVDRPPSMASLEKSIKLMKSADEHFLRTFVMLVLSSFLCPTSSLKVSPRCFPALVNIGSIRELNWCKFVVEQLEKCVSSLGKKNSAGGCLFYLVILYLDSLDVRGMEIPDGTPRVSAWDRKLMDKIIEMDMKNNGSFGKCFLKREATRKIISRGASSSSASVLLGDVSAIANFVSSNVLPEYCPQKKEVLCKAAGNLCASITDALAKFMREVSGLEGCSGEAGKNGTELAVREDNNVENDGDEMDVDTLLDDTSELATKDMEDTSVDEHEDGSSGEGEEGVSSSADSEDDPDWEGYRPTRTHSRQNSVTRNSSNSKETGDGKNKPRDVTTTGSGNDDSNIPDGNNDGVNQCSKEHENVAKPTSPNVPEDVMVPTLVVSPATEEPGDVATNVSGNASDNPEGDQGRVNQCSEEEHVNVAKLNPSSGHVDVVIPTSAVSLPSTPSTQQKNNEMECSVEDKMAIQPCSTPLGGSSVMALDDNVTPSKEDKKMDMTPAINFVEGTPVVDLSTPESSDSECTVVRTVRKRSPVNGPKTPS, from the exons ATGGGCAGGTGGGGCTTCAGCAGGAAGCGCAAGGAGAGGAAGTGGGGGAGCAGCCGCGGCCATGAACCCGGCGACAAG GGTCCGACCCAGGGCCTCAGGCACCGCGCGTCGCCGGCGAGGATCATGAAGCTGTACCCGCACCTCACCGCCGGGCAGCGGGAGATGATAGAGGGCGCCGGTTTCGGGGGGCTGCTGCGGCTCCAGTGCCCCACCGTCCCCGCCAGGCTCTCCACCTGGCTCCTCCGGCGGTTCGACACCGAGTCCTCCGAGCTGGTCATCCCCGGCCGGGGCAGGATCCCCGTCACCGTCGACAGCGTGCACCGGGTGCTCGGCATCCCCAAGACCGGCCGCGACGTCGTGTACGGGCTGGACGACGAGAGCATCGCCTCCGTGCTGGACAAGCACGGCGTCGACAGGCCGCCCTCCATGGCGAGCCTGGAGAAGTCCATCAAGCTGATGAAGTCGGCGGACGAGCACTTCCTCCGGACCTTCGTAATGCTCGTGCTCTCGTCCTTCCTCTGCCCGACCAGCAGCCTGAAGGTCAGCCCCCGGTGCTTCCCCGCGCTGGTGAACATCGGGTCCATCAGGGAGCTCAACTGGTGCAAATTCGTTGTGGAGCAGCTCGAGAAGTGCGTCTCTTCCCTCGGCAAGAAGAACAGCGCAGGGGGTTGCCTCTTCTATCTCGTG ATTCTGTACCTAGACTCGCTTGATGTCCGTGGCATGGAGATACCTGACGGCACGCCGAGAGTATCTGCGTGGGACAGGAAGCTGATGGATAAAATCATCGAGATGGACATGAAGAACAATGGATCTTTCGGAAAATGCTTT TTGAAAAGGGAAGCCACTCGCAAGATCATTTCCAGGGGCGCATCAAGTTCAAGTGCGTCTGTCCTGCTTGGCGACGTCTCGGCGATAGCAAATTTTGTGTCATCAAATGTCCTACCGGAGTACTGTCCACAG AAGAAGGAGGTCTTATGCAAGGCTGCGGGTAATCTTTGTGCAAGCATCACggacgcgctcgccaagttcatgcgtGAAGTCTCTGGACTTGAAGGCTGCAGCGGAGAAGCCGGCAAAAATGGCACTGAACTTGCAGTGAGAGAAGATAACAATGTGGAGAATGATGGTGACGAGATGGATGTTGACACGCTCCTAGATGATACTTCAGAGCTGGCAACTAAGGACATGGAAGACACGTCGGTCGACGAGCATGAAGATGGAAGTTCCGGGGAGGGCGAGGAAGGTGTTTCGAGCAGTGCGGACTCTGAAGATGATCCTGACTGGGAAGGTTACAGACCCACGCGGACTCATTCTCGACAAAACAGCGTGACACGGAATAGCAGCAACAGCAAAGAGACTGGGGATGGAAAAAATAAACCTAGAGATGTAACAACCACTGGTTCAGGAAATGATGATTCCAATATTCCAGATGGAAACAATGATGGAGTGAACCAATGCAGCAAAGAACATGAAAATGTCGCAAAACCAACATCGCCTAATGTTCCTGAGGATGTGATGGTACCAACTTTGGTTGTGTCACCGGCAACGGAAGAACCTGGAGATGTAGCAACCAATGTCTCCGGAAATGCTTCAGATAATCCGGAGGGAGATCAAGGCAGAGTGAACCAGTGCAGCGAAGAAGAACATGTAAACGTCGCAAAACTAAATCCATCCAGCGGTCATGTGGATGTGGTGATACCAACTTCAGCTGTGTCACTGCCAAGTACTCCTAGCACACAACAGAAAAACAATGAAATGGAGTGTTCCGTTGAGGATAAGATGGCGATCCAGCCTTGCAGCACGCCGTTGGGCGGATCATCTGTGATGGCGTTGGATGATAATGTGACCCCGTCAAAGGAAGACAAGAAAATGGACATGACTCCTGCTATCAACTTTGTTGAAGGAACTCCTGTTGTTGATTTGAGTACCCCGGAAAGTTCAGACAGCGAGTGCACGGTTGTAAGGACCGTAAGAAAACGTTCTCCTGTCAATGGCCCGAAAACGCCCTCATGA
- the LOC119275854 gene encoding protein ENL-like has translation MAVVQAASVLGSFPFRAAVVALCVLLLPLLPSPRVPAAGEGDGGGGGGGGQAFLAKVWELLHLLFVGIAVSYGLFSRRNDGGGRVEKDAAAAAGKADARYVSRMFQGDLVFDDDGDDGVPDSPAGGGARSWSALHHPEEPVVMVAAGGGGRSHTAAQQAPLSLPVRALRPQDSGAPGHGNGESRAQPRAHDTVLPSPIPWRSRSGRFDAPPTPSSPAPSPKRLSPASSMSDETLAKASEEHATVPKRRSTYKSSISSLPPPPPPPPPPFLVHSYHPAADRRTTAAKSFKEELQDHSTRGRGDHDHCSQQSSQSFNSSSTYTNSSPATPRSSFDGSSSSPSSPSVGRSVRTIRPREGIQPKIQEVTDEDEAGNAPDSSHGSEEPYGYREYQAVPRFQYERRSSDPILGIVAVSSDETESSDDDEDGVGAYSTRTNSPRESPPTPEVDENEVDKKAEEFIARFREQIRLQRIASIKKSAGPRGLKHGK, from the coding sequence ATGGCCGTGGTGCAGGCGGCGTCGGTGCTCGGGAGCTTCCCGTTCAGGGCGGCCGTGGTCGCGCTCTGCGTgctgctgctcccgctcctcccgtCGCCACGGGTGCCTGCGGCGGGGGagggggacggcggcggcggcgggggcgggggccaGGCGTTCTTGGCCAAGGTGTGGGAGCTGCTGCACCTGCTCTTCGTCGGGATCGCCGTGTCCTACGGGCTCTTCAGCCGGAGGAATGACGGTGGGGGGCGggtcgagaaggatgctgccgcggcGGCCGGGAAGGCGGACGCGAGGTACGTCTCGCGGATGTTCCAGGGCGACCTCGTGTTCGACGATGATGGCGACGACGGCGTGCCCGACAGCCCcgctggcggcggggcgcggtcctGGAGCGCGCTGCAccatcctgaggagcctgtggtcaTGGTGGCGGCAGGCGGGGGCGGGCGGAGCCACACCGCGGCCCAGCAGGCGCCACTGTCGCTGCCCGTccgggccctgaggccgcaggactcCGGCGCGCCGGGACACGGCAACGGCGAGTCGCGTGCGCAGCCACGCGCCCATGACACCGTGCTCCCTTCGCCGATCCCGTGGCGGTCACGGTCCGGGAGGTTCGACGCGCCACCGACTCCGAGCAGCCCCGCACCGTCGCCGAAGAGGCTCTCGCCCGCGTCGTCCATGTCCGACGAGACACTGGCCAAGGCCAGCGAGGAGCACGCCACCGTCCCCAAGCGGAGGAGCACGTATAAGTCTTCCATTTCCTCcctgccgcccccgccgcctccgccacccccGCCGTTCCTTGTCCACAGTTACCACCCTGCGGCCGACCGCCGGACCACTGCGGCGAAGAGCTTCAAGGAGGAGCTGCAGGATCACAGCACAAGAGGCAGAGGAGACCACGACCATTGCTCGCAGCAGAGTTCGCAGAGCTTCAACAGTTCATCTACTTACACCAACTCCTCGCCGGCGACGCCAAGAAGCTCTTTCGatggctcctcctcgtcgccgtcatcGCCGTCAGTCGGTAGATCAGTGAGAACAATCAGGCCAAGAGAAGGGATCCAACCCAAAATCCAAGAAGTGACCGACGAAGACGAAGCCGGCAATGCACCGGATAGCTCGCATGGATCAGAAGAGCCATATGGATACAGAGAGTACCAAGCCGTCCCAAGGTTCCAGTACGAGAGGAGGAGCAGCGACCCAATCCTGGGCATAGTGGCGGTCTCCTCGGACGAGACCGAgagcagcgacgacgacgaggacggcgTTGGCGCCTACTCCACGAGGACGAACTCGCCGAGGGAGTCGCCGCCGACGCCGGAGGTGGACGAGAACGAGGTGGACAAGAAGGCGGAGGAGTTCATCGCAAGGTTCAGAGAGCAGATCAGGCTGCAGAGGATCGCGTCCATCAAGAAGTCTGCCGGACCCCGCGGCCTCAAGCACGGCAAGTAG